From one Anabas testudineus chromosome 18, fAnaTes1.2, whole genome shotgun sequence genomic stretch:
- the trmt10a gene encoding tRNA methyltransferase 10 homolog A — protein MADDSVKSEAPAQQQQDNGDNKSLQMTASGNGETASENQSLSKRQRKKLLKQQKWEEERELRKHRRKERKQQRRLQRQNHQDEDGVDTQSARKRLCREVTPSSLRLIVDCSFDNLMLLKDVCKLHKQIQRCYAENRRALHPVQFYLTSLGGQLKQSMDEKDKGWVNWKDITIKTQHYSEVVAKEDLIYLTSDSPNVLEELDEKKAYVIGGLVDHNHQKGITFERAKELGIGHAQLPLGSFVKMNSRKVLAVNHVFEIILAYLEKGSWQEAFFTILPQRKGAVAVLDETTAQEKEDKDSDSDTDTPEQTEKKA, from the exons ATGGCAGATGATAGTGTGAAAAGTGAGGCTCCAGCCCAGCAACAGCAAGATAACGGAGATAACAAGAGCCTCCAGATGACAGCGAGCGGTAATGGAGAAACTGCATCAGAAAACCAAAGTCTGTCaaagaggcaaagaaagaagcttctgaaacagcagaaatgggaagaagagagagaactACGAAA GCACAGGcgaaaggagagaaaacagcagcgtCGGCTGCAGAGGCAAAATCATCAGGATGAGGATGGAGTAGACACCCAGAGTGCCAGGAAACGTCTGTGCAGAGAGGTGACGCCCAGCTCTCTCAGGCTTATTGTGGACTGCAGCTTTGACAACCTCATGCTGTTAAAG GATGTATGCAAGCTTCACAAACAGATCCAGCGCTGCTATGCTGAAAATAGACGAGCCTTGCATCCAGTGCAG TTTTATCTAACAAGTCTGGGTGGACAGCTGAAACAGAGCATGGATGAAAAGGACAAAGGATGGGTGAATTGGAAG gacattacaattaaaacacaacactacAGTGAAGTTGTCGCTAAGGAAGATCTAATATACCTGACGTCGGACTCTCCCAATGTCCTGGAGGAGCTGGATGAAAAAAAGGCCTATGTAATCGGAGGCCTGGTGGACCACAACCATCAAAAG GGTATCACCTTTGAGAGGGCAAAGGAACTTGGAATCGGTCACGCTCAGCTTCCCCTGGGCAGCTTTGTCAAGATGAACAGTCGGAAGGTTCTGGCAGTCAACCATG TGTTTGAGATCATCCTGGCATACCTGGAGAAGGGCAGCTGGCAGGAGGCCTTCTTCACTATCCTTCCTCAGAGGAAAGGAGCGGTGGCTGTGCTGGACGAAACAACTGctcaagaaaaagaagacaaagactctgactctgacacagacacaccggAGCAGACGGAGAAAAAAGCTTGA